One stretch of Planococcus sp. PAMC 21323 DNA includes these proteins:
- a CDS encoding type III pantothenate kinase, with product MILVMDAGNTSIVLGVYDQDQLMHHWRMETLRHKTEDEYGIQIKSFLQDVDLSFSSVTGIIMSSVVPPIVSILERMCQKYFKVNPLIVGPGVKTGLNIKYDNPREVGADRIVNTVAAIHEYGSPLIIVDFGTANTFCYINEKQQYMGGAIAPGINISTEALYARAAKLPRIEITTPEHVVGKNTVSAMQAGIVYGYVGQVEGIVGRMKKDSKEKPTVIATGGMASLIANETTIIDYVDPLLTLKGLYLIYKRNQA from the coding sequence ATGATTTTAGTAATGGACGCTGGAAATACAAGTATTGTCCTTGGTGTATATGACCAGGACCAATTAATGCACCATTGGCGTATGGAAACGCTTCGCCATAAAACAGAAGACGAGTACGGAATACAAATTAAATCATTTCTTCAAGATGTTGATTTAAGTTTTTCGTCGGTAACAGGGATTATTATGTCGTCTGTTGTTCCGCCGATTGTTTCTATATTAGAGCGGATGTGCCAAAAGTATTTTAAAGTAAATCCTTTGATTGTCGGTCCAGGTGTTAAAACGGGTTTAAATATTAAGTATGATAATCCTCGTGAAGTGGGTGCTGACAGAATCGTCAACACGGTTGCAGCCATTCATGAATACGGAAGTCCATTAATCATTGTGGATTTTGGCACTGCCAATACTTTCTGTTATATTAATGAAAAGCAACAATACATGGGAGGCGCCATTGCTCCCGGTATTAACATTTCAACAGAGGCGTTGTACGCTCGTGCTGCTAAACTTCCGCGCATTGAAATCACCACACCAGAACATGTGGTTGGTAAAAACACGGTTTCCGCTATGCAAGCTGGTATTGTATATGGTTACGTTGGTCAAGTAGAAGGAATTGTTGGGCGCATGAAAAAAGACAGTAAAGAAAAACCGACAGTTATTGCAACTGGCGGTATGGCTTCTTTGATTGCTAATGAAACAACCATTATTGATTATGTAGATCCTTTATTAACGTTAAAAGGACTGTATTTAATTTACAAACGCAATCAAGCGTAA
- the hslO gene encoding Hsp33 family molecular chaperone HslO — translation MSDYLVRGLGFNGSVRAFAVDSTKAVGEAQRRHMMWPTASAALGRAMTGGVMLGAMLKGDDKVTVKFEGGGPIGALLVDSNAKGGVRGYVSNPQTHFDLNAQGKLDVSRAVGTNGMMSVVKDLGMRDNFTGQTPIVSGEIAEDFTYYFATSEQVPSSVGLGVLVDTDNSILAAGGFVIQLMPNTDDETITKIEERLSGIEPVSHMIQRGLTPEEILEAVLGKENIQILDKMPVHFDCNCSKDRFATAILGLGKKEIQDMIDEDGMAEAQCHFCLETYHYSKEELETFINELQL, via the coding sequence GTGTCAGATTATTTAGTTCGCGGCCTCGGTTTTAATGGGAGTGTTCGTGCATTTGCAGTAGATAGCACAAAAGCAGTAGGAGAAGCGCAACGTCGTCATATGATGTGGCCAACTGCGTCAGCCGCATTAGGACGAGCGATGACAGGTGGCGTAATGCTTGGCGCTATGCTAAAAGGCGATGATAAAGTAACAGTTAAGTTTGAAGGTGGCGGACCTATTGGTGCATTGCTAGTGGATAGCAATGCTAAAGGTGGCGTACGCGGTTATGTTTCTAATCCGCAAACTCATTTTGACTTAAACGCACAAGGCAAACTAGATGTTAGTCGGGCAGTTGGGACAAACGGCATGATGTCAGTTGTTAAAGATTTAGGGATGCGCGATAATTTTACAGGTCAAACACCGATTGTTTCAGGAGAAATTGCGGAAGATTTCACTTATTATTTTGCGACTTCAGAACAAGTACCTTCATCAGTAGGGCTTGGTGTTTTAGTGGATACAGACAACTCAATTTTGGCGGCTGGTGGTTTTGTCATTCAATTGATGCCAAATACGGACGACGAAACCATTACGAAAATTGAAGAACGTCTTTCTGGTATTGAACCTGTTTCTCATATGATTCAGCGTGGATTAACACCAGAAGAAATTCTTGAAGCAGTACTTGGAAAAGAAAATATTCAAATTCTTGATAAAATGCCGGTACATTTTGACTGCAATTGTTCTAAAGATCGTTTTGCGACGGCTATTCTTGGACTTGGAAAAAAAGAAATTCAAGACATGATCGATGAAGATGGAATGGCGGAAGCGCAATGTCATTTCTGTTTGGAAACGTATCATTATTCTAAAGAGGAACTCGAGACGTTTATCAATGAGCTCCAGTTATAA
- a CDS encoding peptidyl-prolyl cis-trans isomerase produces the protein MSSSYNNRRPVPPAGTVKPKRHLKTKPVLIVIGVLLLINILWFIAWLIPNDTGKAEKVASVSGEAITREEWLASMEEQHGREALLELVNEKVMATAAKDYGIEVSDKEIDLELALLRSSRDGTEAALYAVDDARQREKIKAQLILEKVLTKDIVVEKEEIKAFYDDNESLYDVKDSYRTRIIVLNSSAEAEETIKELEKGSSFEATARERSIDSATGNLGGDIGYISNGEPGVDANIAKAVSKVEVGGWSSPLPLENGKTAIISVTEKVDGQTFSYEDVAGHINRELALEQLPQAVTPEAFWQEFDAEWFYGE, from the coding sequence ATGAGCTCCAGTTATAATAATCGGCGACCTGTGCCACCGGCAGGTACAGTCAAGCCTAAACGACATTTAAAAACCAAACCGGTGCTAATAGTCATTGGGGTATTGTTATTAATTAATATTTTGTGGTTTATTGCTTGGTTAATACCAAATGATACGGGCAAAGCGGAAAAAGTGGCTTCTGTCAGCGGTGAAGCAATCACGCGAGAAGAGTGGTTAGCTTCTATGGAAGAGCAGCACGGCCGCGAAGCATTATTAGAGTTAGTCAATGAAAAAGTAATGGCCACGGCAGCTAAAGATTATGGAATTGAAGTCAGTGACAAAGAAATTGATTTAGAGTTAGCGCTCCTGCGTTCATCGCGAGATGGTACGGAAGCGGCATTATATGCTGTAGACGATGCACGTCAACGCGAAAAAATAAAAGCTCAATTAATTTTAGAAAAAGTACTAACTAAAGATATTGTCGTTGAAAAAGAAGAGATTAAAGCATTTTATGACGATAACGAATCGCTATATGACGTTAAAGATTCATACCGGACACGTATCATTGTTCTAAATTCATCAGCAGAAGCAGAAGAAACCATCAAAGAACTTGAAAAAGGTTCTTCGTTCGAAGCAACTGCTCGTGAACGATCCATTGACAGTGCGACAGGTAATCTTGGCGGAGATATTGGTTATATATCTAATGGCGAGCCAGGTGTAGATGCAAACATTGCTAAAGCTGTTTCAAAAGTAGAAGTTGGTGGATGGTCTTCGCCATTGCCACTGGAAAACGGCAAAACTGCCATTATTTCCGTTACAGAAAAAGTAGATGGCCAAACATTTTCTTATGAAGATGTAGCCGGTCATATTAACCGCGAGCTAGCACTTGAACAATTACCACAAGCTGTTACTCCTGAAGCTTTCTGGCAAGAGTTTGACGCTGAGTGGTTTTACGGAGAATAA